Within Spinacia oleracea cultivar Varoflay chromosome 4, BTI_SOV_V1, whole genome shotgun sequence, the genomic segment GATTCCCCTTTCATCAATGAGGAATCCCAAGAACTTTCCAGCCGTCACCCCAAAAACACACTTCTTTGGATTCAACCTCATCTGGTATTTTCGGAGCGTTTCAAAAGTTTCTCTTAGGTCAGCCAAGTGTTCTTCACGTTGCTTGCTTTTtactatcatatcatcaatgtagGCTTCGATATTGCGCCCTAACTGACCAGAGAAGACAGTGTTGACCAGACGTTGAAATGTGGCCGGCGTATTCTTTAAGCCAAACGACATCACTTTGTAACAGTACAGGCCTtgctcagtaacaaatgacgttttctcTTGATCATCTGGCCACAAGGGAATTTGGTGAAAGCTCGAGTATGCGTCCATGAAGGACATCAAAGCATGACCTGCCGTTGAATCTACCAGCCGGTCTATCTTGGGCAAAGGGAAGTTGTCTTTTGGGCAAGCCTTGTTTAAATCTGTATAAtccacacacattctccaggattTGTTGGGTTTTGGTACCAACACTACATTTGCCAGCCAATCTGGATATTGACTTGGCCGAATGAACCCAGCCTCTAACAACTTCTGAACTTCTTCAGTTGCGGCTTTGTTTCTTGCTTCCCCgtgatttctcttcttctgacgAATAGGTTTTAAAGACTCATCTACATTGAGTTTGTGGACGGCTATGCTTGGATCGATGCCCGGCATTTCTTCCacagcaaaagcaaaaatgtcCTGGAATTCTCTCAGGAGAGTGACCAAATGTGCCCCAAGCTGGTTGTCACGAGAGACCCGTACTGGCACCGTCCTATCTGGACGTGTTTCATCGAGGATGATTTCATAATGTCCACCAACCGGCTCAGGTCGTCTGGCTTCCATGTGCGCCGTGGCAATGGTGAAGGTTTCTTTCTTGACTTTCTCCTCTATCTCATCTAGCTTTCTTTTAGAGCTTGTTCGTGCTTCGTCAGTTTTTCCCCAAGCCTCGGGGCTTAGCGTAGTGAGATAACAGTCTCTTGCTAGCTGTTGATCAACATGAATAGTGCCGACCTGGCCTTTATCgcaaacatatttcataagcATAAGATGAGTGACGACCACCGCTTTGGCCTGGTTTAAAGTTGGACGCCCCAATATGATATTATAGGCTGTGAGTTCTTTCACAATTAGAAATTGGACGTTCAAGTTCTTGCTATGATGCCGACCTCCCACTCGTAGGGGCAAAGTGATTATCCCTTGGGGATGAATTATGCCGCCTCCGAATCCAATGATCGGGTAATGTATCTTTTCAATGGTCTTGGGGTCATGTTCAAGACGATTTAGACAAGCTGTGCTGTAATGTTAGACGAACTCCCCGTATCTACTAATATACGCCTTACTTTGAGGTTTTCTACCTTCAATTCAATAACCAGGGGATCGTCGTGTGGAGTGGCGATCTTGCCCCTGTCTGATTCACAAATCTCCACTTTAGGGAAGTGGTCCATTGGGGCTTTTCCAGACAACATGACCTGCCCCAATCGGCTTGCATAGTCCTTTTGACCTCTCATTGTAGGGCCACCAGCGGCCAGACCCCCAGAAATGACGGCCACAATTTCTGGATCAGTATCATTGTCGTCACGGCGGTATGACGGTGACTTGCTTTTCTTGTAGAATTTCTTACCACTTCCTCCTGCACTTGAACTGAGATATGACTTCAAGAATCCCTTTGCGGCTAACCCATCAAGATCCCTCCGCAAACTCTTGCAATCTTTTGTTTCGTGTCCTACATCACAGTGGAACTTACAGTAAAGAGAGCTGTCCCTAGTTTCCACCGG encodes:
- the LOC130471603 gene encoding uncharacterized protein, which produces MIKERFEYNTDLYTILLDVSDRYEIDRPFPMKSPVETRDSSLYCKFHCDVGHETKDCKSLRRDLDGLAAKGFLKSYLSSSAGGSGKKFYKKSKSPSYRRDDNDTDPEIVAVISGGLAAGGPTMRGQKDYASRLGQVMLSGKAPMDHFPKVEICESDRGKIATPHDDPLVIELKVENLKVRRILVDTGSSSNITAQLV